Part of the Phacochoerus africanus isolate WHEZ1 chromosome 8, ROS_Pafr_v1, whole genome shotgun sequence genome is shown below.
CTTTAGATCTGTCTTGGGGGAAGCAGGAAAAGAAGAAGGGCTAGAGCCCGGGAAGGTCACGAGGGACGCCCGCGCTGCCAAGGTGAGCTCGCCCTGCACCTGCCCGGCAGTCAGCCTCGTCCAGCGCTGTCCGTGGTGTCAAAGGCCTCCTTTTAATCCATCGCCAGCAAACTGTTAGAAGTAGGCGGAACTTGAGAAGGCATAGTTATTGCTCTTTGTCCCCAAGAGATCTGCTCTCTGGGCGGGGCTTGTTCCTATCCCCCATGTGACAGGCCAGAGAAGTTGGGGAAGCCCGCCCTGAACAGCAGGGAGGGAAGTGAGCCTCAGGAAGGGTtagagcctcagcttcctcgcAGGCTTTAGGTGCCCCGTGGCTGCACCTGACAAGCCCCAGCGTGGgagctggcgggggcgggggggtgcccCCTCAGAAATGCCCCAGGGCGTGAGGCCAGGGCTTTGGAGAAGGGATGGCTCAGCCTGGCACTTGCCTCGGACACCTGTCAGGCTCTCCGCCGGCCCCAGGGGCAGGAGGGCCGGGCCAGGGGTTCTACCTGGCTTACCTGGCTAGTGTCATGCATTCTGGGAGCCACCTGGGCctgtctttccttttaaaaactatcCTGTCATTGAAAGGCAGCATAACAGAAACTGTAAACGGACCATTCAGGAGGGAGGATCCTAACAGCCCTGTCGACGAGACGAAGCCGGGCATGGCTCCCCCCAGCGAGTGAAGACAGGTGCCCCAGGGGCCTTCAGAACAGCCCCGTCACGCGGAGTCCAGGGGAGTGTCAGCGCCTCCCTGACTCGTGTTAAACGCCTCAGGCATCTGTCCTGacccccaggccagagatcacgTCCGGGTCTCCAGGACCCCAGCTTAGGTACTTGGGGCAGGGGCTCCGCGCACGCAGACTCTGAAGGGGTGGGGCCCCCTCCGTCCGGGAGTGACCTTCCCCGCATCAGGAGCTGGagctcagggaggccagggcccACCACCCAATCCTCAGGAGCGGAAACCTGGCTTCTGCCCCCATCTGtcccccccttccctgccctgttGCTGTGGCCTCTGTGCCCAGGCAGTGTGGGCGTCGCCTTCTGTCCTAGCACAGTAGACAGAGGAGCTGAGGAGCAGGGGTACCTCCGATGGCCTCTGATGGCTGGTGCCCTGCGTGGGGCAGGGCACAGTAGCACCTGGACACAGCTCTGGCTTCACAGTCCTGGGTGATTGTCAGCCAGAGGAATCGGGCTGGCCTGGCTGCAGCTGGACCCAGGTGCCCGGCAGCAGGTGTGCAGAGGCTGGCGGGAGGTTTTCACACGACTCAGCGATGGCTCAGTGGCTGACAATGGGGACCCCGGTTCGAGTTCCTGCTGCTTCTGAccaaaaaccccagaaaagagCAGGAAAGGCTGCACACCCATGGCCTCCTGCGGCTGTGGAGGCTGGGTGCCCACGCCTGCCTCTACCTAGGGAGCAGGAGAGGCGAGGGGTCCCCACGGGCAGTGGGTGGGGCTCAGTGGTGCGGCCTGGGGTCCACGGGCAGCAGTGGCTCAGAGCTATCGTCTGGCATCCGGCCGGCAGCCATGGCCAAAGACTGCATGGCCTCGTGCTGCTGCTGCTTGGCCTTGTTGTAAAGCAGGACACCGGCTGTCACCAGGACGGTACCAACAGCTGACAGGCTGGTGACTCTGTTGccgaaaactatgacactgagcCAGATAGACAAGGCATGCTTGACGGTGCTGGCGACACTGCAAGGGAGGAAAGAGGGCGGGTTGGGTGGCTTGGGAGCCAGGCGGCCAGTCTACAGGCTCCTCTATTGACTCCCCTCCGGGGTCGGCACCTTCCACCAGAAGAAGGGTCGCAGGGAAGCCGGGGCCTCGCAGCCAACAGCCCAGTCCCACGTCCAGGCTTCAGGCTTGTCACTTGGCCCTATTTTgctccatcctttttttctttgtttgtttttggtttttttgctgttgttgttgtttttgtctttttgccatttcttgggctgctccctcggcacatggaggttcccaggctaggggttgaatcggagctgtggccaccagcctacgccacagctcacggcaacgctggatctttaacccactgagcaaggccagggattgaacccgagtcctcacggatgctggttgGGTTGCTACCACTGTGCCGCAAAGGGGACTCCGCACATCTCTCTTCTGTGCACAGACTCCATGGGCTTTCCCCGAAAACTGTTGCACCTGCATTACTGTGTGTTTCAAATGGCACTGACACAAAAGGACctggaagctggagttcccgtcatggctcagtggttaacgaatctgactaggaaccatgaggttgtgggttcgatccctggcctcactcagtgggttgcggatctggcgttgccacgatccgtggtgtaagtggcagacctggctcggatcctgcgttgctgtggctgtggtgaaggccgatggctacagctctgattcaacccttagcctaggaacctccatatgccgcgggagcagcccaagaaatggcaaaaagacacacacacacacacacacacacacacacacacacacacacaaaggaccTGGAAGCTACACTATCGCTGTACCCATGACTCTGCGGAGTAACTTCCCTGAAAGTGTCTAGGCTCCGAGCGCCCCCTTTGCAATAACCTGGATGTTCGTCTCCTGGAAGGTTCTATCCATACCTGAAGGTCACGGGGGAGATCCTGCCCATGAGGGCGTAGGCCGTGACACTCTGCAAGTGGAAAAGGAGGCCAtctgccagcagcagcagcaccacgtCCTGGCTGTAGCGGAAGCTCCTCCCGCTCCTCCCGATTACTGGCAGGTCCTGTCCGGGGTGAGAGCCACGTGCTGCTGTGCCCGCTTCCTcagaccccccgcccccagaccaGCCCAGGGAAGGAGCTGACTCTGCCAAGAGCTCTGCAGACAGCCTCCCGGGGCGCTTCTGAACCGTGCTGGTCAAAGCTTCACGCAGACAAACGCCGGGGCCAACAAGCACGTGACAGGGCGCCCAGCATCACTAACGTCAGGGAAACGCCCGTCAAAGCTACGAGGTACCAGCTCGCACCCATCAGAACGGCCAGTGTCAAAAAACCCAGGGGGCTCCCTGCTGGTCAGCGgctaggacttggtgctttcacggctgtggcccgggttcaagccctggtcggaaactgagatcccacatcaagctgtgaggccaaaacaaaaaccccaaaccaaacccAGACAACGCACCAGAAAATAACCACTGTTGGGGAGTGTGTGGGGACTGGGAGCCCTGTGCGCTGTGGGCGGGAGGGAAACTGGGGCGCTGCCGTGGAAGCCAGGCCAGCCGCTCCTTGGAAAGGTACCCCGAGAATCCCCGTGTGATCAGCAACCCCACGTCTGGGTTGGTACCCTGAAGGCCCGAGAGCAGAGACTGAAGGAGCACACGCACACCCGGCTTCACAGCGGCATCGCTCCCGAGAGCCACAAGGGGAGTGCCCAGCAGAGACACCGCCCGGGGACGAGCCCTGAGGATGTcacgcggggggggggggggttggcagGCAAGGAGGGACCAGGCCTGTGTGACCCCACTTCGGTTCGAGACGACGGCAGAAAAGTTGCGGTTGCCCAACCTGAAGGCACGTGATGGACACGTCAAGACCCTCAGAGCGGCGCATTTTACGcctgtctttggtctttttagggccacgcctgcggcgtatggaggttcccgggcttggggttgaagcggagctgcagctgccggcctacggcacagccacagccacgcgggatccttaatccaccgagcgaggccagagattgaacccgcatcctcatggatgctagtcagattcataaggtgctgagccacaacgggaagtcccatTTTATGCAtaatttatcacaataaaaataccCTCGGATGAGCTTATTCTTTCCACCAACCGCTTCTCCTCCAAGATtgtaacccaggagttcctgttgtggctcagcggtaacgaacccgactagaatccaagaggctgcgggttcgatccctggcctcactcagtgggttgcggatctggcattgccacatccgtggtgtaggtggcagacctggctcggatcccgcgttgctgtggctgtggtgcaggccagcggctacagctccgattggacccctagcctgggaacctccatgtgccgcgagtgcggccctaaaaatacaaaaacaaacccatgtgAAGCAGAGGGCCACCCTCTGCTGCCTGGAACACAACGCGTGCAGCTCCCTGTCACTCGTGTGTACACAGCAGTGGCAGCGCCAGGCAACAGCGTTGGTCACAGGGCCTTGATGGGCCAGGGTGGAGGCATGAGCCGGAGCTGGGCTGTGGGACAGGACAGCCCAGTTGCACTTGTGGATAAAATTGGTCCACGCGGACGTGCAGCATGCCTTCCCAGGCCCGCGGGGCCTCCACTGCGTGAGTGTGTGCACAGGTCCTGGCTTCGCAGGCCTGTCGGGGAGAGCGGGGCCAGGGCCTGCGAGAGACTTCTCTCGCTTGTTCACAGAGTTCTGCCCAGTTAACTGTGCTGCGCGGGGCCCGTGATATCCTGAAAGAGGAGCAGCACCAAACGCCAAGCAAGCGGCAACCCCCACACGCGGGCGGCCAGGCTCTCGGGCCCGGAGGACTCACCATGAAGAAGGCCCAGGCTGGGATGAGCATGGCCACGGCCGCTGCGCTGGTGTAGAACTGGAGCTCCGCCGCCCTGCAGGCGACAGGCCTCCTGTCCCTCCCTTGCACCTGTCACTCCCCACGCGGCCCAGCCCACCCCCTGGACCAGGACAAGTGGCCACAGACCCCAGGGACGGTGGGGACCAGGTGGGTCTCAACAGGGCACCCAGGGACCGGGAGGGCTTGGAAGGGAAGGTGCCTGGGGACGGGGGTTGCCCATGTCGTCGACACTTACGAGAACCTGTATTTGTCCCCGCTGAGAAGCTTTTTGGAGAAAACGTTCTGCAAACTGGAGTAAAGAAAAGatggaggtcctgtcatggctcagtggagacgaacctgactcgtatccatgaggacacaggttcgatccctggccttgctcagcgggctcAGGATCTGGCTGGCACTGCCGTgagtcatggtgtaggtcgcagacacagcttggatcccgcgtggctgtggctgtggtgtaggccggcaactacagctccgattgcacccctagcctgggaaccgccatgtgccgtggtgcagccctaaaaaaaagaaagaaaaagatgagctcAGGAGGAGTCGGGTGGCACCTCGCACGTGCCGCTCCTGGGCACAGTCTCGGAGGCTGAGGACAGCCGAGGTTACCAGCTCtgcacagcagcagcagccacaggaCAGATGTGTGCCCAGGGAGAGCGGGGTCAGAGCCGCTGGGTGGGAAGATCTGCAGTGGCCAAGGGTATACTGGGCAGCGTCCGGCTCCCCGGGGCCAGAGGGGTGGGCCCTTGGATGATACTGCTCCCTGCGCCCTGGGGGCCTGGCCAGCACCAGACGGGGGAGCAGGTCCACAGGCCTCAGCCCTCCTGGGGACGTCCGAGGCCAGCCAGAAACTCCCAGGGAGGCCGGTGCGGTGCTGACGCAACGAGGGGTCAGGGCCTAGAGGGCTTCTGGGGGTGCTCCTGGAgacgggggtggcggggggcagCGGCCGGCAAGCTGGCTGTGTTTCTGGGAAGTGCGCACCAGGGGGGTCGGGCTGAGGGCAATACAGCCACGTCAGCGGTGAAACGAAAGATGACTTTTGCTCCTTCTGAGCTGTATCAGCCAACCCTGGAGGGCCTGTCTCTGGAGGGGACAGTGGTGAGGGACGAGCTCTCAGACGCTGCCGTGACCCAGACAGGGGAGACCCAGACGGGCCCAGCAAGTCCCTGTGCCTCAGGACTCACCAATCCATGACGTTGGTGGACAAGGCGGCCGAAAACCCCAGGAAGTTGAAGCTCATCTCAGTGGCCGTGCACAGCGCCAGCCCGCCCATGACCGGGAGGAGCGACAGGTTGACCAGCAGCCCTGCGGGGGAGGGGCGCTTAGGAAACCGGCCGGGATGTCCCCCCCGCCTGCCCCCAGGACCACCAGGCCGGCCGGCCCTGGAGCCCCGCAGCCCTGCAGCCGCCGCCTTCACCTGCGAGGCCAGGAGGGGAGGTCGGGCTCCGGGCAGCTCGCTGGGAAGGCAGCATCCCTGCCACCCTGGCTCTGGCCCGCCTGCCTGCCTTCTCAAGTCTAATCTGCGGCCACTGCGTGCAGGGCTGCAGAGGGCACATCTGCTTTCATGCAGGGCGTCCAGACCCTGCTCTGCCTCTGCTTTGGTTTCAGACACAgcatcttgcttcttttttttttctttttttttttatggctgcacaggcaagttcccaggctagggagctgcagctgccagccacagccacagtaacaccgaTGGGAGCCGCCTCTGTGGCCCACgcagcagcctgtggcaacacagatccttccCTCACTGaggaggctgggattgaacccgcaccctcacactatgttgggtcctcagcccgctgagccacaacggaaacacTCATTCCTTTTGAAATTTGAAGCAGACCAGGGACCAAGCTCTGGTGTTGAGCGAAACGGAGCACAGCCCTCGGGAGAGCCCGGTGACCCCAGGCGCCCGCGGCCACTGCCCCGCACAGGCCAGTGCGGTCCACACAGCAAACCCGCTGGGGTGGCCTCAAGGCCAGGAGCTCAGCTACAAAAGGAGGCCAGTCCTGGGTCTGCCTGGAGGTTGCGGGTGGACGTGAACCATTCAGGGCTTGTGGAGACGCCTTTGCCCGGGGCGCTGGTGGGTTCGGGGTCCTGAATCAAAGTCCAGGCTCTGCTGGGGCCTTTCCCCCTCATCCCACGACCCCTGCGACCCCCGCAACCCCCGCAAGGCTGCTCTGCCCAGATTCCAGCCGCTGCCGGGGTGCCCGCCTGAGCCCTGCCCGCCCAAGGTGGCGCTGCCTTGTTGGCATCCTTTTCTGCGGGAAGCAGACATGTGCTCACGTCTGGGACCCCTGCTCTGGGAAAGACGTGGGACACGGTGCACACTTGGCTAGTCTCCAGTGACACTTTCGAAAAGGCTGGCGGGAAACAGGGATGTGTGCGTGGCTGGAaggcctgccccctgcccccacccccccgtccCAGGCTGGAGATCTGTAACTAACTCCCATTTGCTGAGAGCAGGAGAGGGCAGGCCCAGAGGAGGGGTGGC
Proteins encoded:
- the SLC35E2B gene encoding solute carrier family 35 member E2B isoform X1; this translates as MSASAKPAAPAEPAPVPREKPGGQPLLAWGPVFGPPGEKVALGQSDGAAERVLTVTVTETTVLESDLGAWGARALLYLSLWFFFSFCTLFLNKHILSLLEGEPSTLGAVQMLSTTLIGCVKIVVPCCLYQHKTRLSYPPNFIVTMLFVGLMRFATVVLGLVSLKNVAVSFAETVKSSAPIFTVILSRMVLGEHTGLLVNLSLLPVMGGLALCTATEMSFNFLGFSAALSTNVMDCLQNVFSKKLLSGDKYRFSAAELQFYTSAAAVAMLIPAWAFFMDLPVIGRSGRSFRYSQDVVLLLLADGLLFHLQSVTAYALMGRISPVTFSVASTVKHALSIWLSVIVFGNRVTSLSAVGTVLVTAGVLLYNKAKQQQHEAMQSLAMAAGRMPDDSSEPLLPVDPRPHH
- the SLC35E2B gene encoding solute carrier family 35 member E2B isoform X3, yielding MLFVGLMRFATVVLGLVSLKNVAVSFAETVKSSAPIFTVILSRMVLGEHTGLLVNLSLLPVMGGLALCTATEMSFNFLGFSAALSTNVMDCLQNVFSKKLLSGDKYRFSAAELQFYTSAAAVAMLIPAWAFFMDLPVIGRSGRSFRYSQDVVLLLLADGLLFHLQSVTAYALMGRISPVTFSVASTVKHALSIWLSVIVFGNRVTSLSAVGTVLVTAGVLLYNKAKQQQHEAMQSLAMAAGRMPDDSSEPLLPVDPRPHH